TCGACATTTTGGTGGCCAACGCCGCCATCCTCGGCGTCATTTCGCCGATCGGCCATGTCGAGGCAAAGACCTTCGAGAAGGTGATGACCATCAACGTCACCGCGACCTGGCGCCTGATCCGTTCGGTCGACCCGCTGCTCAGGCTTTCCGACGCCGGCCGCGCCATCATCATGTCCGCCTCCTCCGCCCATTCGGCGCGCGCGTTCTGGGCCCCCTACGCGGCTTCGAAGGCCGCGGTCGAGACGATGATGCGCTCCTGGGCGCACGAGACCGAAAGCCTGCCGCTCCGCATCAATGCCGCCGATCCGGGCGCCACCCGCACGGCGATGCGCGCGCAGGCCATGCCCGGCGAAGATCCCGAGACGCTGCCGCATCCCTCCGAGATCGCCAAGCGCATCGTGCCGCTGG
The window above is part of the Mesorhizobium sp. WSM4904 genome. Proteins encoded here:
- a CDS encoding SDR family NAD(P)-dependent oxidoreductase; amino-acid sequence: MTLDLSGRVAVVTGASRGIGYFIARELAAAGAHVIAAARTVGGLEELDDQIKADGRGQATLVPLDLTDMAGIDRLGGAIHERWGKLDILVANAAILGVISPIGHVEAKTFEKVMTINVTATWRLIRSVDPLLRLSDAGRAIIMSASSAHSARAFWAPYAASKAAVETMMRSWAHETESLPLRINAADPGATRTAMRAQAMPGEDPETLPHPSEIAKRIVPLASPTLKETGLIFQARHNRFVAYRQPE